A window of Rufibacter sp. LB8 contains these coding sequences:
- the purH gene encoding bifunctional phosphoribosylaminoimidazolecarboxamide formyltransferase/IMP cyclohydrolase, which produces MNSVKIKSALISVYYKDGLEPLVRELQKQGVTFYSTGGTQTFLEGLGAEVVAVDSVTDYPSIFGGRVKTLHPKIFGGILHRRNHEQDQQELRHFQIPAIDLVIVDLYPFEETVSSGAAEADVIEKIDIGGISLIRAAAKNFQDVMIVSSREQYSDVVELLQSKDGSTDLTDRKKFAAKAFDISSHYDTHIFNYLSQEQDLAPAFKQSQRQSQTLRYGENPHQNGTFYGDLDALFDKLNGKELSYNNLVDVDAAVLLMAEFSAQPAVAILKHTNACGVAVADSLHQAYVNALACDPVSAFGGVIITNTPVDLATAEELNKLFFEVLIAPAFDQDALDLLKSKKNRILLQQKPVALPTKLFKTLLNGVIEQDKDLATETAADFKTVTERAPSAEEIEGLEFALKVCKHTKSNTIVLARGNQLLASGVGQTSRVDALRQAIEKARSFGFDLQGAVMASDAFFPFPDCVEIAAEAGITAVVQPGGSIKDQDSINACNARNQAMVLTGVRHFKH; this is translated from the coding sequence ATGAATTCCGTTAAAATCAAATCTGCCCTTATCTCAGTTTATTACAAAGACGGCCTGGAACCGCTGGTGCGCGAACTGCAGAAACAAGGCGTCACGTTTTATTCCACGGGCGGCACGCAGACGTTTCTGGAAGGCCTGGGCGCCGAAGTGGTGGCCGTGGACAGCGTGACTGATTATCCGTCAATTTTTGGCGGACGCGTGAAGACCTTGCACCCTAAGATTTTCGGGGGAATTCTGCACCGCCGCAACCACGAGCAGGACCAGCAGGAGTTGCGCCATTTCCAGATTCCGGCCATTGATCTGGTGATTGTGGATCTGTACCCGTTTGAGGAAACCGTGTCTTCCGGGGCAGCAGAGGCAGATGTGATTGAGAAAATCGATATCGGCGGAATTTCCCTTATACGGGCCGCAGCCAAGAATTTCCAGGATGTGATGATTGTGTCTTCCCGCGAGCAGTACAGTGACGTGGTGGAACTGCTCCAAAGCAAAGACGGGAGCACCGACCTGACCGACCGCAAGAAGTTCGCGGCGAAGGCCTTTGATATTTCGTCGCACTATGATACGCACATTTTCAATTACCTGAGCCAGGAACAGGACCTCGCGCCCGCGTTCAAGCAGAGCCAGCGCCAAAGCCAAACCCTGCGCTACGGCGAAAATCCGCACCAGAACGGCACCTTCTACGGAGATTTAGACGCCCTTTTTGACAAACTGAATGGCAAGGAATTGTCTTATAACAACCTGGTAGACGTAGATGCCGCCGTGTTGCTGATGGCCGAGTTTTCTGCTCAACCCGCTGTGGCCATTCTCAAGCACACCAATGCCTGCGGCGTGGCCGTGGCAGATTCCCTGCACCAAGCTTACGTGAACGCCTTGGCCTGCGATCCGGTCTCGGCGTTCGGCGGCGTGATCATCACCAACACCCCCGTAGATTTAGCTACCGCCGAAGAACTGAACAAACTTTTCTTCGAGGTTCTGATTGCCCCAGCCTTTGACCAAGACGCGCTGGACCTTCTGAAAAGCAAGAAAAACCGAATTTTGCTCCAGCAGAAACCTGTGGCCTTGCCCACCAAATTATTCAAGACATTGCTGAACGGCGTGATTGAGCAAGACAAAGACCTGGCCACTGAGACCGCCGCTGATTTCAAAACCGTGACCGAGCGTGCTCCTTCTGCAGAAGAAATTGAAGGTCTGGAATTTGCCCTGAAAGTCTGCAAACACACCAAGTCCAATACCATCGTGCTCGCCCGAGGAAACCAACTGCTTGCCAGCGGCGTGGGCCAAACCTCCCGCGTAGATGCGCTGCGCCAGGCTATTGAGAAAGCCAGAAGCTTCGGGTTTGACTTGCAGGGTGCCGTGATGGCCTCAGACGCGTTTTTCCCATTCCCGGACTGCGTGGAGATTGCCGCCGAAGCGGGTATCACAGCTGTAGTACAACCAGGAGGTTCCATCAAAGACCAGGATTCTATCAACGCCTGCAACGCCCGCAACCAGGCTATGGTCTTGACCGGCGTGCGTCATTTCAAGCACTAG
- the purN gene encoding phosphoribosylglycinamide formyltransferase, with product MGTSSKKKNIVIFASGSGSNAQRLLEQFADHPRIQISALFSNNPDAFALQRAQNYGVPTAVFDRATLKAGEVQAQVEAYEPDLIVLAGFLWLLPAAFVQAFPNKIINIHPSLLPKFGGKGMHGQHVHQAVLDAQEVETGITIHYVNEHYDEGAPIYQERCPVQPDDTCETLAARVLTLEHQHLPRIVEELLTADACQPETPAA from the coding sequence TTGGGTACCTCTTCCAAGAAAAAGAACATCGTCATCTTTGCTTCCGGCTCCGGAAGTAATGCCCAGCGCTTGCTGGAGCAGTTCGCAGACCACCCGCGCATTCAAATTTCGGCGCTTTTCTCTAACAATCCAGACGCTTTTGCGCTGCAACGCGCCCAGAACTATGGCGTGCCCACGGCGGTGTTTGACCGCGCTACTCTAAAAGCCGGCGAAGTACAGGCGCAAGTAGAAGCGTACGAACCCGATTTAATTGTACTGGCCGGGTTTCTGTGGTTGTTGCCCGCGGCGTTTGTGCAGGCGTTCCCTAACAAAATCATCAACATTCACCCAAGTCTGCTCCCCAAGTTTGGCGGCAAAGGCATGCACGGGCAGCACGTGCACCAGGCGGTACTTGACGCGCAGGAAGTCGAAACCGGCATCACCATCCATTACGTGAACGAGCACTATGACGAAGGCGCGCCCATTTACCAGGAACGCTGCCCGGTGCAACCTGATGACACGTGTGAAACCCTGGCCGCGCGCGTGCTCACGCTAGAACACCAGCATTTACCCCGCATAGTGGAAGAACTGCTGACGGCAGACGCCTGCCAACCTGAAACGCCCGCCGCCTAA
- a CDS encoding DUF488 family protein, translated as MAAISSSTIWTVGHSTHPIEEFLAALLSFQIEVLVDVRRYPGSKKYPQFNIEPLQTALAEVGIVYQPALELGGRRKPKPDSTNTIWRSDSFRGYADYTATPEFQNALENLKALASEKRVAYMCSEAVWWRCHRAIISDVLKEQGWHVQHIMKPDTAVEHPFTAAYLATHPQP; from the coding sequence ATGGCAGCAATTTCATCATCTACTATCTGGACCGTAGGGCACTCTACGCACCCTATAGAAGAATTTCTGGCGGCTCTGTTGTCTTTTCAGATTGAGGTGTTAGTAGATGTCAGGCGATACCCGGGCTCCAAGAAATATCCGCAGTTCAATATAGAGCCGCTGCAAACAGCCCTGGCAGAAGTTGGCATAGTCTACCAACCTGCTTTAGAGTTAGGCGGCCGAAGAAAGCCTAAGCCAGATTCAACCAATACTATCTGGCGAAGCGACTCATTCAGAGGCTACGCCGATTACACCGCGACGCCGGAATTCCAGAATGCCTTGGAGAACTTGAAAGCGTTGGCCTCAGAAAAACGGGTGGCCTACATGTGCTCAGAGGCGGTTTGGTGGCGGTGTCACCGCGCTATAATTTCAGATGTGTTAAAGGAGCAAGGCTGGCACGTGCAGCATATCATGAAACCAGACACTGCCGTGGAGCATCCGTTCACTGCGGCCTACCTGGCCACGCACCCGCAGCCGTAA
- a CDS encoding TIGR03915 family putative DNA repair protein: MHFYTYDGSFEGLLTVVFEAFERKAWPSQIGKEGEAPPGIFAEHHFVPTQEDKARRVWEGLGKKLSTAAWENVYKAYLWEQPGFEMLIFQFVRLVFSSEQKGIEENFADPYVQKMAQVGKQMFREKHRMEAFIRFQRTQDGLYVSPISPDFNVLPLVVPHFEKRYADQPWLIYDVRRQYGAYYDLQHVNIVALEETPLGLRKGQLAPEILTSVEPMYQQLWQAYFDHVNIPERKNIKLHQRHMPKRYWKYLTEKKPRVQAHQPIQNKQIPGSQPRLGA, from the coding sequence ATGCACTTTTACACCTATGACGGTTCTTTTGAGGGATTGCTCACGGTGGTGTTTGAGGCATTTGAGCGGAAGGCCTGGCCCAGCCAGATAGGCAAAGAAGGGGAGGCGCCGCCCGGCATCTTCGCGGAGCATCATTTTGTGCCTACCCAGGAAGACAAAGCCCGCCGCGTGTGGGAAGGCCTGGGCAAGAAACTCTCCACAGCCGCTTGGGAAAACGTGTATAAAGCCTACCTCTGGGAACAGCCGGGGTTTGAAATGCTGATTTTCCAGTTCGTGCGGTTGGTGTTCAGCAGCGAGCAGAAAGGCATAGAAGAGAATTTCGCGGACCCGTATGTGCAGAAGATGGCGCAGGTGGGCAAGCAGATGTTCCGGGAGAAGCACCGTATGGAGGCTTTCATCAGGTTTCAGCGCACGCAAGACGGGTTGTATGTGTCGCCCATCAGTCCAGATTTCAATGTGTTGCCGCTGGTGGTGCCGCATTTTGAGAAACGCTACGCCGACCAGCCCTGGTTGATCTATGACGTGCGCCGGCAGTACGGGGCCTATTATGATTTGCAGCACGTGAACATAGTAGCCCTGGAAGAAACACCCTTGGGCCTGCGGAAAGGGCAACTTGCCCCGGAGATTCTCACATCGGTGGAGCCTATGTACCAACAACTCTGGCAGGCCTATTTTGACCACGTGAACATTCCTGAGCGGAAAAACATAAAGCTGCACCAACGCCACATGCCCAAGCGCTACTGGAAATACCTCACCGAGAAAAAGCCCCGCGTGCAGGCGCACCAACCCATCCAGAACAAACAGATTCCCGGGTCGCAGCCAAGGTTGGGCGCGTAG
- a CDS encoding putative DNA modification/repair radical SAM protein, whose amino-acid sequence MQSTLIEKLSILADSAKYDVSCSSSGGKRKNENKGLGNAEGMGICHSYTEDGRCVSLLKILLTNFCIFDCAYCVSRKSNDVKRAAFTVQEVVDLTINFYRRNYIEGLFLSSGIFKNADYTMERLVRVAKKLRLEHNFNGYIHLKTIPGASEELIQEAGLYADRLSVNIELPSDASLQHLAPEKNFKDVLTPMGNIKDQLVLVKEDKKLFKSTPKFAPAGQSTQLIVGATPETDRQILTLADGLYKDYSLKRVYYSGYVPVSGDNRLPIISTPPIIRENRLYQADWLVRLYGFDVHELLDEQNPQLDLQIDPKLAWALRNRHLFPVEVNTAELEMIKRIPGVGLKSAQKIVAARRFAHLTWEHLRQIGVVLKRAKYFMTAGGRSLETREWDEETIRRRILFGEKSSRGSLWGSQLDLFSQAS is encoded by the coding sequence ATGCAGTCAACTCTCATAGAAAAGCTAAGTATTTTGGCAGACTCTGCCAAGTATGACGTGTCTTGTTCCTCTAGCGGCGGCAAACGCAAAAACGAGAACAAAGGCCTGGGCAACGCCGAGGGCATGGGCATTTGCCACAGCTACACTGAGGACGGTCGCTGCGTGTCTCTGCTCAAGATTCTGCTCACCAATTTCTGCATTTTTGACTGTGCCTACTGCGTATCGCGCAAGAGTAATGACGTGAAACGCGCCGCTTTTACCGTGCAGGAAGTGGTGGATTTAACTATCAATTTCTACCGCAGAAACTACATTGAAGGCCTGTTCCTGAGCTCGGGCATTTTCAAGAACGCCGACTATACTATGGAACGCCTGGTGCGCGTGGCCAAGAAACTGCGCCTGGAGCACAACTTCAACGGGTACATCCACCTTAAAACCATACCAGGCGCCTCTGAGGAACTGATTCAGGAAGCCGGCCTGTATGCCGACCGCCTGAGCGTGAACATTGAGTTGCCCTCTGACGCGAGCCTGCAGCACCTGGCCCCTGAGAAAAACTTCAAAGACGTGCTCACGCCCATGGGCAACATCAAAGACCAACTGGTGCTGGTGAAAGAAGATAAAAAGCTGTTCAAATCTACGCCCAAGTTCGCGCCCGCCGGGCAAAGCACGCAATTGATTGTAGGCGCTACGCCCGAAACTGATCGCCAGATTCTGACCCTCGCCGATGGCCTGTACAAAGACTATAGCCTGAAGCGCGTGTATTATTCGGGTTACGTGCCCGTGTCTGGCGATAACCGCCTGCCCATCATCAGTACGCCGCCCATCATCAGGGAAAACAGATTGTACCAGGCCGATTGGTTGGTGCGCCTCTACGGTTTTGACGTGCATGAACTGCTGGACGAGCAGAATCCACAGCTGGACTTACAGATTGACCCGAAGTTAGCTTGGGCATTGCGCAACCGGCATTTGTTTCCGGTTGAAGTGAACACGGCTGAACTGGAGATGATTAAGCGCATTCCGGGCGTGGGTTTGAAATCTGCGCAGAAAATAGTGGCGGCCCGCCGCTTTGCGCACCTCACCTGGGAGCATCTGCGCCAGATTGGGGTAGTGCTCAAACGGGCGAAGTATTTTATGACCGCTGGTGGCAGAAGTTTGGAGACGAGAGAATGGGACGAAGAAACCATCAGAAGAAGAATCCTTTTCGGGGAGAAGAGCAGCCGCGGCAGCCTATGGGGAAGCCAACTGGACTTGTTCAGCCAGGCCAGCTAG
- a CDS encoding zinc-dependent metalloprotease, giving the protein MNKKVATLLLVSLPLLCFNAEAQKKKKKGKEADKPVAAAAAPEAPKKASVAEKTKTSKKSDGLFTIYQDTLTGSVQLFVRKDQLGQEFVYQSFALNGPTSLFLNQSMHRNTAVFKIVKAFDKLEFQQVNTNFYYDKNNAVSKTAGVDVPEAVMLSEKVAVEDANGYLISADALFLSEKMDPVKPLAPIGAPPTMFFNLGTLNASKSKYHKVKSFAGNTDIQVDLAYDNPAPYNQGGKDITDARYNRVRMQHSFIEMPKNDFRPRMDDPRVGYFTQEVNDLTSVDAINYRDIINRWHLVKKDPTAALSEPVEPITWWIENTTPVEFRETIKVAGEKWNEAFEKAGFKNAVVMKMMPDQVDWDPSDIKYNVIRWVSSASPQYGAIGPSFVNPRTGQILGSDITIEWYSGNATPISDELFSGPTAAELQFPGMNHANHTACTMAHELKAQYSAGLTTLEATEAAPADIKKMHQQFLYYLVLHEMGHTLGLNHNMKASQMLKPSEVHNLAITQKKGLMGSVMDYPAINISLDKSKQGDYYTTKPGPYDLWAIEYGYTPVAASDEAAFSKKVLSRSTEPDLAFGNDADDMRAPGKAIDPRVNVNDMSSDAIGYAQERFALVNNIMPKLKDKYSKDGRGYAELRARYNVLNGQRSGMVSAVSRYIGGVYVDRSFVGQNSANKPYTPVAEATQKRAMAVLAKNVFAPDAFAADAYLIPYLQMQRRGFNLMSGTEDPKLSGSYTGLGVSALAHILHPTTTQRITNSSMYGNPYSLAEVMADLTKAIFDADLNGNVNTYRQYLQTAYVKQLALLADAKTPADDVTKAAARYTLKNLKGKMATAVSANEETKAHRHNLTYLVTDALAVK; this is encoded by the coding sequence ATGAACAAAAAAGTAGCCACTCTTCTGTTGGTGAGCCTGCCGCTGCTCTGCTTTAACGCAGAGGCACAGAAGAAAAAAAAGAAAGGCAAAGAAGCCGATAAACCGGTGGCCGCCGCCGCTGCCCCAGAAGCACCTAAAAAAGCCTCTGTTGCGGAGAAGACCAAGACCAGCAAGAAATCTGACGGCCTTTTCACCATTTACCAGGATACCCTCACCGGTTCTGTGCAGCTGTTTGTGCGCAAAGACCAGTTAGGCCAGGAGTTTGTGTACCAGAGCTTTGCGCTGAACGGACCTACCAGCCTGTTCCTGAACCAAAGCATGCACCGCAACACCGCCGTGTTCAAGATTGTGAAGGCCTTTGATAAACTGGAGTTCCAGCAGGTGAACACCAACTTCTATTATGACAAAAACAACGCGGTGAGCAAAACAGCCGGCGTAGACGTGCCAGAGGCCGTAATGCTGTCTGAGAAAGTGGCCGTGGAAGACGCCAACGGTTATTTAATCAGTGCCGATGCCTTGTTCCTGAGCGAGAAAATGGACCCGGTGAAGCCGTTGGCTCCTATTGGCGCGCCGCCCACCATGTTCTTCAACCTGGGCACGCTCAACGCCTCCAAGTCTAAATACCACAAGGTGAAATCTTTTGCCGGTAACACAGACATTCAGGTAGACCTGGCTTATGACAACCCCGCGCCTTACAACCAAGGTGGCAAAGACATCACAGACGCCCGCTACAACCGCGTGCGCATGCAGCACAGCTTCATTGAGATGCCTAAAAACGACTTCCGGCCAAGAATGGATGACCCGCGCGTAGGCTATTTCACCCAGGAAGTAAACGACCTCACCAGCGTAGACGCCATCAATTATCGTGACATCATCAACCGCTGGCATTTGGTAAAGAAAGACCCAACGGCCGCTTTGAGTGAGCCCGTGGAGCCAATTACCTGGTGGATTGAAAACACCACGCCCGTAGAATTCAGAGAGACTATTAAAGTAGCCGGCGAAAAATGGAACGAGGCTTTTGAGAAAGCCGGTTTCAAAAACGCCGTGGTCATGAAAATGATGCCAGACCAAGTGGACTGGGACCCAAGTGACATTAAGTACAACGTGATCCGGTGGGTTTCTTCGGCCAGCCCGCAGTACGGCGCCATTGGGCCCAGCTTCGTGAACCCGAGAACCGGTCAGATTTTAGGCTCAGACATCACAATTGAGTGGTACAGCGGCAACGCCACGCCTATCTCAGATGAATTGTTCAGTGGCCCCACCGCCGCCGAGTTGCAGTTCCCGGGCATGAACCACGCCAACCACACTGCCTGCACCATGGCGCATGAACTCAAAGCCCAGTATTCTGCCGGATTGACCACGCTGGAAGCCACCGAGGCCGCGCCCGCCGACATCAAGAAAATGCACCAGCAATTCCTGTACTATTTGGTGCTGCACGAAATGGGCCACACGCTGGGCCTGAACCACAACATGAAAGCCAGCCAGATGCTGAAGCCTTCTGAAGTGCACAACCTGGCCATCACCCAGAAAAAAGGCCTGATGGGCAGCGTGATGGACTACCCGGCTATCAACATCAGCCTAGACAAAAGCAAGCAAGGCGATTATTACACCACCAAGCCAGGACCGTATGACCTGTGGGCCATTGAGTACGGCTACACGCCGGTAGCTGCTTCTGACGAGGCAGCATTCAGCAAGAAAGTGTTGAGCCGCAGCACTGAGCCAGACCTGGCCTTCGGGAATGACGCCGATGACATGCGTGCCCCGGGCAAGGCCATTGACCCGCGCGTGAACGTGAACGACATGAGCTCAGACGCCATTGGCTATGCCCAGGAGCGTTTTGCGCTGGTGAACAACATCATGCCCAAACTGAAAGACAAATACAGCAAAGATGGCCGTGGCTACGCCGAACTGCGCGCCCGTTACAACGTGCTGAACGGTCAGCGTTCTGGCATGGTGAGTGCCGTAAGCCGTTACATTGGCGGGGTGTATGTAGACCGCAGCTTCGTGGGCCAGAACAGCGCCAACAAGCCCTACACACCAGTAGCCGAAGCCACGCAGAAAAGAGCCATGGCCGTGTTAGCCAAGAATGTGTTCGCGCCAGACGCCTTCGCCGCTGATGCCTACTTGATTCCTTACCTGCAAATGCAGCGCCGCGGGTTCAACCTGATGTCCGGTACCGAGGATCCCAAACTGAGCGGTTCTTACACCGGCTTAGGGGTTTCTGCCTTGGCCCACATCTTGCACCCCACCACCACGCAGCGCATCACCAACAGCTCCATGTACGGCAATCCCTACAGCCTGGCTGAGGTAATGGCCGACCTGACCAAAGCCATCTTTGATGCGGACCTAAACGGCAACGTGAACACCTACCGTCAGTACCTGCAGACCGCCTATGTGAAGCAACTGGCACTTTTGGCAGACGCCAAAACCCCGGCAGACGACGTGACCAAAGCCGCCGCCCGCTACACGCTCAAAAACCTGAAAGGCAAAATGGCCACCGCCGTGTCTGCCAACGAGGAAACCAAAGCGCACCGCCACAACCTGACCTATTTGGTAACAGATGCCCTGGCTGTGAAGTAA
- a CDS encoding S1 RNA-binding domain-containing protein, whose translation MLHLGDYNYLEILRDLEHGLYLGSDDGDVLLPRKYVPAGVQPGDMISVFVYRDSEDRLIATTLEPKAKVDQFACLQVRDLTDFGAFMEWGLEKDLFVPYKNQHEPLHVGQWALVYVYLDENSDRLVGATKLAPYLNYDAMPPQEGDEVNILIGPEKALGYQVMVNNGFLGMLYRNEVFRKLEPGELTKGFVKKVREDNRLDVSLQKQGYDEVEQAAENILARLQAEGGQLPLSDKSAPEEIYRQLAMSKKTFKKAIGALYKRGDVQLFPDHLSLSQKD comes from the coding sequence ATGCTGCACCTAGGCGATTACAACTACCTTGAGATTCTTCGTGACCTGGAGCACGGCCTGTACCTGGGTTCTGATGACGGCGATGTGCTCCTGCCCCGCAAGTACGTGCCCGCCGGCGTGCAGCCCGGCGACATGATTTCTGTGTTTGTGTACCGCGACTCTGAGGACAGATTAATTGCCACTACGCTGGAGCCCAAAGCCAAGGTGGACCAGTTTGCCTGCCTGCAAGTGCGCGACCTCACAGATTTTGGCGCGTTCATGGAGTGGGGCCTGGAGAAAGATTTATTCGTGCCGTACAAAAACCAGCATGAACCCCTGCACGTGGGCCAGTGGGCTTTGGTGTACGTGTACTTAGACGAAAACTCAGACCGCCTGGTGGGCGCCACCAAACTGGCCCCCTATCTTAATTATGATGCCATGCCGCCCCAGGAAGGCGACGAAGTGAACATTTTAATAGGCCCGGAGAAAGCGCTGGGTTACCAGGTGATGGTGAACAACGGTTTCCTGGGCATGCTCTACCGCAATGAAGTGTTCAGAAAGCTGGAGCCCGGTGAGCTGACCAAAGGCTTCGTGAAGAAAGTGCGCGAAGACAACCGCCTGGACGTGAGCCTGCAGAAACAGGGCTATGACGAAGTGGAACAAGCCGCCGAAAATATTCTGGCACGCCTCCAAGCCGAAGGCGGCCAACTGCCCCTTTCAGACAAAAGCGCCCCAGAGGAAATCTACCGCCAGCTGGCTATGAGCAAAAAGACCTTTAAAAAAGCCATTGGCGCCTTATATAAACGCGGCGACGTGCAACTGTTCCCAGACCACCTTAGTCTTTCACAGAAAGACTAA
- a CDS encoding DUF5916 domain-containing protein yields the protein MRTLFLLLALSVSISGLRAQSETPVKKQTGAVRTATPPKLDGLPNEEMWQLAPAAVDFIQSNPANGSPARQRTEVRVLYDDEAVYIGAMLFDTAPDSILSQLSQRDGGQVNADMFGVYLDTYQDKQNAFGFEISTSGVQTDFKLTSNGDERSWDAVWQSSVARHPQGWAVELRIPYSAIRFPKQDVQTWGINFWRGTRRYREDAFWNFIDSSKQGFVNQFGEITGISGLKAPLRLSLMPYISGYANHYPENQPGKKNLTTTLNGGMDIKYGINDAFTLDMTLVPDFGQAQSDARVLNLSPFEVRFNENRQFFTEGTELFNKAGLFYSRRIGGAPIQGVNLGNYTEGTTILENPEKTNLVNATKISGRTNKGLGIGLFNAVTRNTYATLQTPEGEKFEVLTDPITNYSVLVLDQSLPYGSFVTFTNTNVTRGAGFYNANVTGLMTRLANKKNSYALNLRGNLSQRYNKGEVAPDGEKVELGHAYYANFGKTSGNFQFTVAHSAENHTYDIDDLGYLSNNNNIQNSANVRYNIYKPFWKLNNMYNTLGVQQRMLYKPWAYREVVYFLESNVTTKNFISLGTTLAWLPLDNYNYFEPRSYQDGVPNRKFRTPSGWEISGYLSSDYRKKFAFDINSGIFRSAEYDQRTTWISISPRVRVNDHLQFVYRLNYNLDYRNFGYAARSGQDIVFGVRDVNTVNNTLSGTYIFNARTALNVNMRHYWSTYTFHDYFLLLEDGNLQALDFKPAPGFTNSRNFNAFNIDLVYSWRFAPGSELSIVWKNAIDSDLFPTERNNYQRNFQNILQAKQLNSFSVKVLYYLDYQVLRRALKS from the coding sequence ATGCGAACCCTTTTCTTGCTGCTTGCCCTTTCTGTAAGCATTTCTGGGCTCAGGGCTCAGTCAGAAACACCTGTCAAAAAACAAACCGGGGCGGTGAGAACGGCCACGCCGCCAAAACTAGACGGCCTTCCCAACGAGGAAATGTGGCAATTGGCACCCGCCGCCGTTGACTTCATCCAAAGCAATCCGGCCAACGGCTCACCCGCCCGGCAGCGCACCGAGGTACGCGTGTTGTATGACGATGAAGCCGTGTACATTGGCGCCATGCTCTTTGACACCGCCCCAGACTCCATTCTCTCGCAACTCAGCCAGCGCGACGGCGGGCAGGTGAACGCAGATATGTTCGGGGTTTATTTAGACACTTACCAAGACAAGCAGAACGCGTTTGGGTTTGAGATTTCCACCTCCGGCGTGCAAACCGATTTTAAACTCACCAGCAACGGCGATGAACGCTCCTGGGATGCCGTGTGGCAAAGCAGCGTGGCGCGGCACCCGCAAGGCTGGGCCGTGGAACTGAGAATTCCCTATTCCGCCATAAGATTTCCCAAACAAGACGTGCAAACCTGGGGCATCAACTTCTGGCGGGGCACGCGCCGCTACCGCGAAGACGCCTTCTGGAATTTCATTGACAGTTCCAAGCAGGGCTTCGTGAACCAGTTTGGCGAAATCACGGGCATCAGTGGCCTCAAAGCGCCGCTTCGGTTATCCTTAATGCCCTACATTTCTGGCTACGCCAATCATTACCCCGAAAACCAGCCCGGCAAGAAGAACCTCACCACCACGCTCAACGGCGGCATGGACATTAAATACGGCATCAATGACGCCTTCACCCTGGACATGACCCTGGTCCCGGACTTTGGGCAAGCGCAGTCAGATGCACGGGTGCTCAACCTGTCGCCGTTTGAAGTCAGGTTTAACGAAAACCGCCAGTTTTTCACCGAAGGAACGGAGCTGTTCAACAAAGCGGGCCTTTTTTATTCCCGAAGGATTGGCGGCGCGCCTATTCAGGGCGTCAACCTGGGCAATTACACTGAAGGAACTACTATTTTGGAGAACCCAGAGAAAACCAACCTGGTCAACGCCACCAAGATTTCGGGCCGGACTAATAAGGGCCTGGGCATTGGTTTGTTCAACGCCGTGACCCGCAACACCTACGCCACGCTGCAAACCCCCGAAGGCGAGAAATTTGAGGTACTCACCGACCCTATCACCAATTACAGCGTGCTGGTGCTGGACCAAAGCTTGCCGTACGGGTCATTTGTCACGTTCACCAACACCAACGTAACCCGCGGGGCCGGTTTTTACAACGCCAACGTGACCGGTTTAATGACAAGGCTCGCCAACAAGAAAAACAGCTATGCCCTGAACCTGCGCGGCAATCTGAGCCAGCGCTACAACAAAGGTGAAGTAGCCCCAGACGGCGAGAAAGTGGAATTGGGCCATGCCTATTATGCCAACTTCGGGAAAACCAGCGGCAATTTTCAGTTCACCGTGGCGCACAGCGCCGAAAACCACACCTATGACATTGATGACCTGGGTTACCTGAGCAACAACAACAACATCCAGAATTCGGCCAACGTGCGGTACAACATTTACAAGCCCTTCTGGAAACTCAACAACATGTACAATACCCTGGGCGTGCAGCAGCGCATGCTTTACAAACCGTGGGCTTATAGAGAGGTGGTGTATTTCCTGGAGAGCAACGTTACTACCAAAAACTTCATCTCCCTGGGCACCACCCTGGCCTGGCTTCCTCTGGACAACTACAATTACTTTGAGCCCAGGTCTTACCAAGACGGTGTGCCCAACCGCAAGTTCAGGACACCCAGCGGCTGGGAAATCAGCGGGTACCTGTCCTCAGATTACCGCAAGAAATTTGCGTTTGACATTAACAGCGGCATTTTTCGGTCTGCTGAGTATGACCAGCGCACCACCTGGATTAGCATTAGCCCCCGCGTGCGCGTAAACGACCACCTGCAGTTTGTGTACCGCCTGAACTACAACCTGGACTACCGCAACTTTGGGTATGCCGCCCGGTCTGGCCAAGATATTGTGTTTGGCGTGCGTGACGTGAACACGGTGAACAACACGCTCAGCGGCACCTATATTTTCAACGCCCGCACGGCGCTCAACGTGAACATGCGCCATTATTGGTCTACCTACACGTTCCATGACTATTTTCTGCTGCTGGAAGACGGCAACCTGCAGGCACTGGACTTCAAACCCGCCCCGGGTTTTACCAACAGCCGCAATTTCAACGCCTTTAACATTGACCTGGTGTACAGCTGGCGGTTTGCGCCCGGCAGTGAGCTGAGCATTGTCTGGAAAAACGCCATTGACAGTGACCTCTTCCCCACGGAGCGCAACAACTACCAACGCAACTTCCAGAACATTCTGCAGGCCAAACAATTGAATAGCTTCTCCGTTAAGGTTCTGTACTACCTGGACTACCAGGTGCTCAGACGTGCCTTAAAATCTTAA